Proteins from a single region of Trichoplusia ni isolate ovarian cell line Hi5 chromosome 3, tn1, whole genome shotgun sequence:
- the LOC113508807 gene encoding brahma-associated protein of 60 kDa isoform X2 produces the protein MAQRFPSSGPNPTPPPGAMQPQQRYPGPAQPQGSPMPPRPYPGPNFPARSGFTPPPVGAVGAVGAGGVGAAGTGVGVPGGRAAGGAAYGGGAAPGAPGPGPHAGPGGPHPGPAGPPGMRPAPPAPPPPVKRPPDARASIPPQHKPGLYNPEAYGSGAGAAKRKKRLADKILPQKVRDLVPESQAYMDLLAFERKLDATIMRKRLDIQEALKRPMKQKRKLRIFISNTFYPGQGDNAVPSWELRVEGRLLDDTKNDPNKVLQVKRKFSSFFKSLVIELDKELYGPDNHLVEWHRTLTTQETDGFQVKRPGYKNVRCTILLLLDYQPLQFKLDQRLARLLGVHTQTRPVIVNALWQYVKTHRLQDPHEREYVLCDKYLEQIFGAARMKLAEVPGRLGALLHPPDPIVINHVIAVEPPHDAKQTACYDIDVEVDDTLKTQMNNFLLSTANQQEIQGLDSKIHETVDTINQLKTNREFFLSFSMDPQQFIQKWLVSQSRDLKGMGLGAGGAEEERRGALYAQAWAGEGVARYLTARLAQRRRELELALHPPHAPHAPHQPHQPHPHLQRL, from the exons ATGGCGCAGCGATTTCCTTCGAGCGGTCCAAATCCTACTCCTCCTCCGGGGGCAATGCAGCCGCAACAACGCTACCCGGGACCCGCCCAGCCGCAGGGCTCCCCAATGCCTCCGAGACCCTATCCAGGACCCAACTTTCCT GCGCGTAGCGGGTTTACTCCGCCTCCGGTGGGTGCCGTGGGCGCCGTAGGTGCCGGTGGCGTGGGCGCGGCGGGTACAGGAGTAGGGGTACCCGgagggcgcgcggcgggcggggcCGCGTACGGCGGCGGCGCAGCCCCCGGCGCGCCGGGCCCCGGGCCGCACGCGGGCCCCGGCGGGCCGCACCCAGGCCCGGCGGGGCCTCCCGGCATGAGGCCCGCGCCTCCTGCCCCGCCACCGCCCGTCAAGCGGCCGCCCGATGCCCGAGCTTCTATTCCTCCGCAGCACAAGCCCGGCCTTTATAACCC CGAGGCGTACGGGTCGGGCGCGGGTGCCGCCAAGCGCAAGAAGCGGCTCGCCGACAAGATCCTGCCGCAGAAGGTGCGCGACCTGGTGCCCGAGTCACAGGCCTACATGGACTTGCTGGCCTTCGAGCGTAAGCTCGACGCCACCATCATGCGCAAGCGTCTCGACATCCAGGAGGCTCTCAAGCGGCCTATGAAGCAGAAGCGGAAGCTCCGGATATTCATCTCCAACACTTTCTATCCAG GTCAGGGCGACAACGCCGTGCCTTCGTGGGAGTTGCGGGTCGAGGGGCGCCTTCTCGATGACACCAAGAATGATCCGAACAAa GTGTTGCAGGTGAAGCGCAAGTTTTCGTCGTTCTTTAAATCGTTAGTGATAGAACTAGACAAGGAGCTGTACGGTCCAGATAATCACCTGGTAGAGTGGCACCGCACCCTCACCACGCAGGAGACTGACGGTTTCCAG GTGAAGCGGCCGGGCTACAAGAACGTGCGCTGCACCATCCTGCTGCTGCTGGACTACCAGCCGCTGCAGTTCAAGCTGGACCAGCGGCTGGCGCGGCTGCTGGGCGTGCACACGCAGACGCGGCCGGTCATCGTGAACGCGCTGTGGCAGTACGTGAAGACGCACCGGCTGCAGGACCCGCACGAGCGCGAGTACGTGCTGTGCGACAAGTACCTGGAGCAGATCTTCGGCGCGGCGCGCATGAAGCTGGCCGAGGTGCCGGGCCGCCTGGGCGCGCTGCTGCACCCGCCCGACCCCATCGTCATCAACCACGTCATCGCCGTCGAGCCGCCGCACGACGCCAAGCAGACCGCCTGCTACGACATCGATGTCGAG gTGGATGACACACTTAAGACTCAGATGAACAACTTCTTGTTAAGCACTGCTAACCAGCAGGAGATCCAGGGACTTGACTCAAAGATACACGAGACT GTGGACACAATAAACCAGCTGAAGACGAATCGCGAGTTCTTCTTGAGCTTCAGCATGGATCCGCAGCAGTTCATCCAGAAGTGGCTGGTGTCGCAGTCGCGCGACCTGAAG GGCATGGGgctgggcgcgggcggcgcggaggaggagcggcgcggcgcgctgTACGCGCAGGCGTGGGCGGGCGAGGGCGTGGCGCGCTACCTCACGGCGCGCCTGGCGCAGCGCCGCCGCGAGCTGGAGCTGGCGCTGCAcccgccgcacgcgccgcacgcgccgcaccaGCCGCACCAGCCGCACCCGCATCTGCAGCGTCTGTAG
- the LOC113508807 gene encoding brahma-associated protein of 60 kDa isoform X3 codes for MAQRFPSSGPNPTPPPGAMQPQQRYPGPAQPQGSPMPPRPYPGPNFPQARSGFTPPPVGAVGAVGAGGVGAAGTGVGVPGGRAAGGAAYGGGAAPGAPGPGPHAGPGGPHPGPAGPPGMRPAPPAPPPPVKRPPDARASIPPQHKPGLYNPEAYGSGAGAAKRKKRLADKILPQKVRDLVPESQAYMDLLAFERKLDATIMRKRLDIQEALKRPMKQKRKLRIFISNTFYPGQGDNAVPSWELRVEGRLLDDTKNDPNKVKRKFSSFFKSLVIELDKELYGPDNHLVEWHRTLTTQETDGFQVKRPGYKNVRCTILLLLDYQPLQFKLDQRLARLLGVHTQTRPVIVNALWQYVKTHRLQDPHEREYVLCDKYLEQIFGAARMKLAEVPGRLGALLHPPDPIVINHVIAVEPPHDAKQTACYDIDVEVDDTLKTQMNNFLLSTANQQEIQGLDSKIHETVDTINQLKTNREFFLSFSMDPQQFIQKWLVSQSRDLKGMGLGAGGAEEERRGALYAQAWAGEGVARYLTARLAQRRRELELALHPPHAPHAPHQPHQPHPHLQRL; via the exons ATGGCGCAGCGATTTCCTTCGAGCGGTCCAAATCCTACTCCTCCTCCGGGGGCAATGCAGCCGCAACAACGCTACCCGGGACCCGCCCAGCCGCAGGGCTCCCCAATGCCTCCGAGACCCTATCCAGGACCCAACTTTCCT CAGGCGCGTAGCGGGTTTACTCCGCCTCCGGTGGGTGCCGTGGGCGCCGTAGGTGCCGGTGGCGTGGGCGCGGCGGGTACAGGAGTAGGGGTACCCGgagggcgcgcggcgggcggggcCGCGTACGGCGGCGGCGCAGCCCCCGGCGCGCCGGGCCCCGGGCCGCACGCGGGCCCCGGCGGGCCGCACCCAGGCCCGGCGGGGCCTCCCGGCATGAGGCCCGCGCCTCCTGCCCCGCCACCGCCCGTCAAGCGGCCGCCCGATGCCCGAGCTTCTATTCCTCCGCAGCACAAGCCCGGCCTTTATAACCC CGAGGCGTACGGGTCGGGCGCGGGTGCCGCCAAGCGCAAGAAGCGGCTCGCCGACAAGATCCTGCCGCAGAAGGTGCGCGACCTGGTGCCCGAGTCACAGGCCTACATGGACTTGCTGGCCTTCGAGCGTAAGCTCGACGCCACCATCATGCGCAAGCGTCTCGACATCCAGGAGGCTCTCAAGCGGCCTATGAAGCAGAAGCGGAAGCTCCGGATATTCATCTCCAACACTTTCTATCCAG GTCAGGGCGACAACGCCGTGCCTTCGTGGGAGTTGCGGGTCGAGGGGCGCCTTCTCGATGACACCAAGAATGATCCGAACAAa GTGAAGCGCAAGTTTTCGTCGTTCTTTAAATCGTTAGTGATAGAACTAGACAAGGAGCTGTACGGTCCAGATAATCACCTGGTAGAGTGGCACCGCACCCTCACCACGCAGGAGACTGACGGTTTCCAG GTGAAGCGGCCGGGCTACAAGAACGTGCGCTGCACCATCCTGCTGCTGCTGGACTACCAGCCGCTGCAGTTCAAGCTGGACCAGCGGCTGGCGCGGCTGCTGGGCGTGCACACGCAGACGCGGCCGGTCATCGTGAACGCGCTGTGGCAGTACGTGAAGACGCACCGGCTGCAGGACCCGCACGAGCGCGAGTACGTGCTGTGCGACAAGTACCTGGAGCAGATCTTCGGCGCGGCGCGCATGAAGCTGGCCGAGGTGCCGGGCCGCCTGGGCGCGCTGCTGCACCCGCCCGACCCCATCGTCATCAACCACGTCATCGCCGTCGAGCCGCCGCACGACGCCAAGCAGACCGCCTGCTACGACATCGATGTCGAG gTGGATGACACACTTAAGACTCAGATGAACAACTTCTTGTTAAGCACTGCTAACCAGCAGGAGATCCAGGGACTTGACTCAAAGATACACGAGACT GTGGACACAATAAACCAGCTGAAGACGAATCGCGAGTTCTTCTTGAGCTTCAGCATGGATCCGCAGCAGTTCATCCAGAAGTGGCTGGTGTCGCAGTCGCGCGACCTGAAG GGCATGGGgctgggcgcgggcggcgcggaggaggagcggcgcggcgcgctgTACGCGCAGGCGTGGGCGGGCGAGGGCGTGGCGCGCTACCTCACGGCGCGCCTGGCGCAGCGCCGCCGCGAGCTGGAGCTGGCGCTGCAcccgccgcacgcgccgcacgcgccgcaccaGCCGCACCAGCCGCACCCGCATCTGCAGCGTCTGTAG
- the LOC113508807 gene encoding brahma-associated protein of 60 kDa isoform X1 produces the protein MAQRFPSSGPNPTPPPGAMQPQQRYPGPAQPQGSPMPPRPYPGPNFPQARSGFTPPPVGAVGAVGAGGVGAAGTGVGVPGGRAAGGAAYGGGAAPGAPGPGPHAGPGGPHPGPAGPPGMRPAPPAPPPPVKRPPDARASIPPQHKPGLYNPEAYGSGAGAAKRKKRLADKILPQKVRDLVPESQAYMDLLAFERKLDATIMRKRLDIQEALKRPMKQKRKLRIFISNTFYPGQGDNAVPSWELRVEGRLLDDTKNDPNKVLQVKRKFSSFFKSLVIELDKELYGPDNHLVEWHRTLTTQETDGFQVKRPGYKNVRCTILLLLDYQPLQFKLDQRLARLLGVHTQTRPVIVNALWQYVKTHRLQDPHEREYVLCDKYLEQIFGAARMKLAEVPGRLGALLHPPDPIVINHVIAVEPPHDAKQTACYDIDVEVDDTLKTQMNNFLLSTANQQEIQGLDSKIHETVDTINQLKTNREFFLSFSMDPQQFIQKWLVSQSRDLKGMGLGAGGAEEERRGALYAQAWAGEGVARYLTARLAQRRRELELALHPPHAPHAPHQPHQPHPHLQRL, from the exons ATGGCGCAGCGATTTCCTTCGAGCGGTCCAAATCCTACTCCTCCTCCGGGGGCAATGCAGCCGCAACAACGCTACCCGGGACCCGCCCAGCCGCAGGGCTCCCCAATGCCTCCGAGACCCTATCCAGGACCCAACTTTCCT CAGGCGCGTAGCGGGTTTACTCCGCCTCCGGTGGGTGCCGTGGGCGCCGTAGGTGCCGGTGGCGTGGGCGCGGCGGGTACAGGAGTAGGGGTACCCGgagggcgcgcggcgggcggggcCGCGTACGGCGGCGGCGCAGCCCCCGGCGCGCCGGGCCCCGGGCCGCACGCGGGCCCCGGCGGGCCGCACCCAGGCCCGGCGGGGCCTCCCGGCATGAGGCCCGCGCCTCCTGCCCCGCCACCGCCCGTCAAGCGGCCGCCCGATGCCCGAGCTTCTATTCCTCCGCAGCACAAGCCCGGCCTTTATAACCC CGAGGCGTACGGGTCGGGCGCGGGTGCCGCCAAGCGCAAGAAGCGGCTCGCCGACAAGATCCTGCCGCAGAAGGTGCGCGACCTGGTGCCCGAGTCACAGGCCTACATGGACTTGCTGGCCTTCGAGCGTAAGCTCGACGCCACCATCATGCGCAAGCGTCTCGACATCCAGGAGGCTCTCAAGCGGCCTATGAAGCAGAAGCGGAAGCTCCGGATATTCATCTCCAACACTTTCTATCCAG GTCAGGGCGACAACGCCGTGCCTTCGTGGGAGTTGCGGGTCGAGGGGCGCCTTCTCGATGACACCAAGAATGATCCGAACAAa GTGTTGCAGGTGAAGCGCAAGTTTTCGTCGTTCTTTAAATCGTTAGTGATAGAACTAGACAAGGAGCTGTACGGTCCAGATAATCACCTGGTAGAGTGGCACCGCACCCTCACCACGCAGGAGACTGACGGTTTCCAG GTGAAGCGGCCGGGCTACAAGAACGTGCGCTGCACCATCCTGCTGCTGCTGGACTACCAGCCGCTGCAGTTCAAGCTGGACCAGCGGCTGGCGCGGCTGCTGGGCGTGCACACGCAGACGCGGCCGGTCATCGTGAACGCGCTGTGGCAGTACGTGAAGACGCACCGGCTGCAGGACCCGCACGAGCGCGAGTACGTGCTGTGCGACAAGTACCTGGAGCAGATCTTCGGCGCGGCGCGCATGAAGCTGGCCGAGGTGCCGGGCCGCCTGGGCGCGCTGCTGCACCCGCCCGACCCCATCGTCATCAACCACGTCATCGCCGTCGAGCCGCCGCACGACGCCAAGCAGACCGCCTGCTACGACATCGATGTCGAG gTGGATGACACACTTAAGACTCAGATGAACAACTTCTTGTTAAGCACTGCTAACCAGCAGGAGATCCAGGGACTTGACTCAAAGATACACGAGACT GTGGACACAATAAACCAGCTGAAGACGAATCGCGAGTTCTTCTTGAGCTTCAGCATGGATCCGCAGCAGTTCATCCAGAAGTGGCTGGTGTCGCAGTCGCGCGACCTGAAG GGCATGGGgctgggcgcgggcggcgcggaggaggagcggcgcggcgcgctgTACGCGCAGGCGTGGGCGGGCGAGGGCGTGGCGCGCTACCTCACGGCGCGCCTGGCGCAGCGCCGCCGCGAGCTGGAGCTGGCGCTGCAcccgccgcacgcgccgcacgcgccgcaccaGCCGCACCAGCCGCACCCGCATCTGCAGCGTCTGTAG
- the LOC113508807 gene encoding brahma-associated protein of 60 kDa isoform X4: MAQRFPSSGPNPTPPPGAMQPQQRYPGPAQPQGSPMPPRPYPGPNFPARSGFTPPPVGAVGAVGAGGVGAAGTGVGVPGGRAAGGAAYGGGAAPGAPGPGPHAGPGGPHPGPAGPPGMRPAPPAPPPPVKRPPDARASIPPQHKPGLYNPEAYGSGAGAAKRKKRLADKILPQKVRDLVPESQAYMDLLAFERKLDATIMRKRLDIQEALKRPMKQKRKLRIFISNTFYPGQGDNAVPSWELRVEGRLLDDTKNDPNKVKRKFSSFFKSLVIELDKELYGPDNHLVEWHRTLTTQETDGFQVKRPGYKNVRCTILLLLDYQPLQFKLDQRLARLLGVHTQTRPVIVNALWQYVKTHRLQDPHEREYVLCDKYLEQIFGAARMKLAEVPGRLGALLHPPDPIVINHVIAVEPPHDAKQTACYDIDVEVDDTLKTQMNNFLLSTANQQEIQGLDSKIHETVDTINQLKTNREFFLSFSMDPQQFIQKWLVSQSRDLKGMGLGAGGAEEERRGALYAQAWAGEGVARYLTARLAQRRRELELALHPPHAPHAPHQPHQPHPHLQRL, from the exons ATGGCGCAGCGATTTCCTTCGAGCGGTCCAAATCCTACTCCTCCTCCGGGGGCAATGCAGCCGCAACAACGCTACCCGGGACCCGCCCAGCCGCAGGGCTCCCCAATGCCTCCGAGACCCTATCCAGGACCCAACTTTCCT GCGCGTAGCGGGTTTACTCCGCCTCCGGTGGGTGCCGTGGGCGCCGTAGGTGCCGGTGGCGTGGGCGCGGCGGGTACAGGAGTAGGGGTACCCGgagggcgcgcggcgggcggggcCGCGTACGGCGGCGGCGCAGCCCCCGGCGCGCCGGGCCCCGGGCCGCACGCGGGCCCCGGCGGGCCGCACCCAGGCCCGGCGGGGCCTCCCGGCATGAGGCCCGCGCCTCCTGCCCCGCCACCGCCCGTCAAGCGGCCGCCCGATGCCCGAGCTTCTATTCCTCCGCAGCACAAGCCCGGCCTTTATAACCC CGAGGCGTACGGGTCGGGCGCGGGTGCCGCCAAGCGCAAGAAGCGGCTCGCCGACAAGATCCTGCCGCAGAAGGTGCGCGACCTGGTGCCCGAGTCACAGGCCTACATGGACTTGCTGGCCTTCGAGCGTAAGCTCGACGCCACCATCATGCGCAAGCGTCTCGACATCCAGGAGGCTCTCAAGCGGCCTATGAAGCAGAAGCGGAAGCTCCGGATATTCATCTCCAACACTTTCTATCCAG GTCAGGGCGACAACGCCGTGCCTTCGTGGGAGTTGCGGGTCGAGGGGCGCCTTCTCGATGACACCAAGAATGATCCGAACAAa GTGAAGCGCAAGTTTTCGTCGTTCTTTAAATCGTTAGTGATAGAACTAGACAAGGAGCTGTACGGTCCAGATAATCACCTGGTAGAGTGGCACCGCACCCTCACCACGCAGGAGACTGACGGTTTCCAG GTGAAGCGGCCGGGCTACAAGAACGTGCGCTGCACCATCCTGCTGCTGCTGGACTACCAGCCGCTGCAGTTCAAGCTGGACCAGCGGCTGGCGCGGCTGCTGGGCGTGCACACGCAGACGCGGCCGGTCATCGTGAACGCGCTGTGGCAGTACGTGAAGACGCACCGGCTGCAGGACCCGCACGAGCGCGAGTACGTGCTGTGCGACAAGTACCTGGAGCAGATCTTCGGCGCGGCGCGCATGAAGCTGGCCGAGGTGCCGGGCCGCCTGGGCGCGCTGCTGCACCCGCCCGACCCCATCGTCATCAACCACGTCATCGCCGTCGAGCCGCCGCACGACGCCAAGCAGACCGCCTGCTACGACATCGATGTCGAG gTGGATGACACACTTAAGACTCAGATGAACAACTTCTTGTTAAGCACTGCTAACCAGCAGGAGATCCAGGGACTTGACTCAAAGATACACGAGACT GTGGACACAATAAACCAGCTGAAGACGAATCGCGAGTTCTTCTTGAGCTTCAGCATGGATCCGCAGCAGTTCATCCAGAAGTGGCTGGTGTCGCAGTCGCGCGACCTGAAG GGCATGGGgctgggcgcgggcggcgcggaggaggagcggcgcggcgcgctgTACGCGCAGGCGTGGGCGGGCGAGGGCGTGGCGCGCTACCTCACGGCGCGCCTGGCGCAGCGCCGCCGCGAGCTGGAGCTGGCGCTGCAcccgccgcacgcgccgcacgcgccgcaccaGCCGCACCAGCCGCACCCGCATCTGCAGCGTCTGTAG